A single genomic interval of Pyrus communis chromosome 5, drPyrComm1.1, whole genome shotgun sequence harbors:
- the LOC137734271 gene encoding uncharacterized protein: MDDTSNSSSKLGSTSVGSVVPVGIPTSTNHGEKPEKFNGTDFNRWQQKMLFYLTTLNLAKFLTEDAPMFGTISEEVVAVDVWNNSDFLCKNYILNALDNALYNVYSPIKNAKVLWNSLDKKYKIKDAGMEKFMVSQFLDYKITDSKKRMSKPQRPRQLKKKKSNEVHITEEERLSNEIFDINLVAMVSEVNMVGNTKEGWVDTRATHYICSNRKMFTTYQEVTHGEQLFMGNSSTSKVQGLGKVILKMTSGKELTLNDVLHVPDIRKNLASGPLLSKNGFCLVFEADKFVLTKSGMYVGRGYLNDGPSK, encoded by the exons ATGGATGATACTAGTAATTCTTCTAGCAAACTGGGTAGCACGTCAGTTGGTAGTGTTGTGCCCGTGGGGATCCCAACTTCCACCAATCATGGTGAGAAGCCTGAGAAGTTCAATGGGACAGACTTTAACAGGTGGCAACAGAAAATGTTATTTTACCTCACCACTTTGAATTTGGCAAAGTTTCTGACTGAGGATGCGCCAATGTTTGGAACTATCTCAGAAGAAGTGGTTGCAGTAGATGTGTGGAACAATTCTGATTTTCTTTGCAAGAATTACATTCTCAATGCATTAGATAATGCACTATACAATGTGTATAGTCCAATTAAAAATGCAAAAGTCTTATGGAACTCTCTTGACAAGAAATATAAGATTAAAGATGCCGGCATGGAGAAATTCATGGTCAGCCAATTTCTTGACTACAAAATAACAGACTCCAAGAAG CGAATGTCGAAACCGCAAAGGCCaagacaattaaaaaaaaaaaagagtaacgAAGTACACATTACCGAGGAAGAGAGGCTGTCCAATGAGATCTTTGACATAAATCTCGTGGCCATGGTATCTGAAGTTAACATGGTGGGAAACACTAAGGAAGGGTGGGTTGACACTAGGGCTACTCACTACATCTGCTCAAATAGGAAAATGTTTACCACCTATCAAGAAGTTACTCATGGAGAGCAACTGTTCATGGGGAATTCTTCTACATCCAAGGTTCAAGGCCTAGGAAAGGTAATTCTAAAGATGACTTCTGGAAAGGAGCTTACTCTTAACGATGTGCTTCATGTGCCTGACATCAGAAAGAATTTAGCCTCCGGACCATTATTAAGCAAGAATGGTTTTTGTTTGGTGTTTGAGGCTGATAAATTTGTACTCACAAAGAGTGGAATGTATGTTGGGAGAGGATATCTCAATGATGGCCCTTCAAAATGA